The DNA sequence TCTTTCTTAAATGTTATTTTCTCCCGCTTGTCCGTTTGTCCAAATGAAATAGTGTCCCACAAACCCCAGGTCAAGAAGCTCGTTTGTTTGGATTGCATCTCTGAAGCCTTGAACTTGTGCATATGTAACTGGATTGCCCCCTTATTTTTCTGTTTGTCTCATGATCTGATTAAAGTCTCCAAACACCATCCACAGGCTATTTGAGTTTCTTCCCAGATTATTCAAAAGGTTCTAGCTTGATTGCTTGTTCTCTTGCTCTGGACAGCCATAAAACCCAGTCGCTCTCCACACTTGTCTTGATTCTTTCATCTCTACTTCCATATCAATATGATTGATGGATATAGATTTGATTGACACATCAATCATTTCATCCCACATCACAGCTAACCCCGTGATCTTTGCCTCCCTTCTCCTTCACAGTCCACTCCAGTGATGTTTGCTAACCCCCTTTTTATATCTTAATTGCACCAtttttacttcttttcttcttgtttccatAAGGAAGACAAGGTTGGGTCCTTGTTGTTTGATGAGCTTTGTCAAAGCTCGAACAACCCATGGGTTCCCAAGCCCATGACAATTCCAACTAATTATCTTCATGGGACTCGACAAGGCTGTATTGCAGCCTCTGCCATTGTGAAATCTGTTTCTGGGATTGTTCTCTTCACTTTGTATTCTGGTTCATCAATCTCTATTGTATCTTGCTCGTGTGCCCTTTCTTTTGTGGGTGCATACATCCTAATTCTCCTTTTGCTTTCTATTTGCACTTGCTTTCtcctttgccattttttttccatGTTTTTGTTACAACTTTTAGTGAGTTCTCCTTTATGTCTGTGGACTCAGTCAACATCTTGATCTCttgtgttttctctttttttttttctctatattcCTCTTTATTTACTTCTAGATTTCATTATTCTTATTGGATTATGTTTCATACATTTTCTCTTCTCCCATCGTAGGGGCCTTTTTTCTTTGCTTCCTTCGAAGTAGTGCTTCTCCTTTATTCTCCGCTTTCTTTCCTCCcctctcctttttctttcttactttccaATGATTCTATTTTTTGGATTTCTATTATGCTACCCTCCTGCATTTCATTCCTATCATCCCccacatattatttttctttgttttctattactGTAAGGTTTAATaattgctccatcattttctggGTTAGTCTTTGAGGGCTTAgtttcttcttctcctcagtttcttaattgtttttctgcttttcTATTTGTGTGACTGTTATTTTCACTCCAATACTGTCCATTTTAAACCATACTcccaattttttggatttttttactcCCATTTTCTCATCCTTTGTATCTTTCTCACAGTTTCCTTCATCATGACCAGTGATACCACAATAGTAGCAGATCTTTCGTATCTAAATTCTACCTAACTCAATCCATCTTTattgcttccaatatttgcaCCCTTCAGAAAAGGTTTGCTGGTGTCTAGGATTCCTGTTAGTTTTATGAATCTCGTGTGCTCCTTGTTATGTATCCTCGAATCACACATTGTTATGTTAGCAACACACCTTTCACGTGTTGTCAACTTGCCTTACACATACTGTGTTAGCACGTTCTCTACGTATTGATCCTATATATTTGATATGTCCATTaacatataaatatactaaaaatgtcCATTTCCATTCCAAACACCATATACtctccataaaaaaaaaaaaaaaaaaaaaaaaaaaaaacagccgtCAAATTTATCCACCCCTAGATTTACAACATGAAATCCTACTCTCAGAATTATGTACTTTAAGTCTTTAAGTATGTTTACTTACTGTACTGTCAAAAAGATACCAAAATAAATCACAACAAAAACATTTACAATGCAAAAAATAATCAGCATCAACACGAATATTATTTTCTGTCATATGAAATTCATATTAACACTATGCCtatatttttaatctaaaatagatttagttttatataaatataaataaaaccggtgaatgataatataaaaataaaaattttagtgtttcttaaattctaaatcataaatattaaataataaattctaaattctaaatgttAAACTCTAAATTCGAGCCattgatataaaataataaataaaaaactaaaatttattaaattaaaaaggaTTACAACACCCTTTACTTAATTTGGGGCCAACTTATTTTGTCAAATCCACCTAAAAAAGGTTAGGTCTAAACCATCAATAATGAATAAGTAATCAAATTCATCCTTAAAAAATTATTCGTTTTTGGAATTGgttatcaaaaaatttttttaatcaaattcgtttTTCAAATATTTCAAGTTAATCATGTTGATTATTCgttacttcttttattttttattttttaccaaagataggagactcgaacccgcaacctatgccatttgagctataactcattggctcgttacttcttttattgatgatgttAAAATTGACTGATATTACATAATAAATGATACTATATCAATATTACACGACTATTTATTCATCAATAACTATAGGTCCAATCccccaatataaaaaatatcctATTACTGTCCATATTCAAGATTATTTCGTAACCCAAAAATCTAATTTACGGAaagacattttcttttttttttttttttggttttatacaTTACACAACATACATTCACTCATACAAACACTCCTGCTACTAACAtgggttttatattttttattgaggaGTGAGACAGATGATACTGCCATTAGGTTTCGGCTgtctaaaaagatttttttttgttttttacacCACATACCCATATACACTCATATACACTGCTACTATTATCTTTCTATAGCCTCTTGAGCTTAATGAAGGTTCGAATCTTTGTGCAGCTCCTTGTGACATAGCAAATTCTGCCATTAACtccaataaaaatccaaaaattggcttagaaaaaagaaaaaagaaacggtCCAACGAAAAGTGGGCCTTTAAAGCCCATACTTACAAAAtggacaataaaaaatatttaaaaatgttgCTAATAATcatctcttctctttttctttttttaagcaATTTTGTAAGAGTCTAAAAGACGAAGTTCACCTCAGTCTTTATTTTATAGTATTCAATTCCAGCGACTCAAAACTCAATATTTGACCGATTACTTAGATTAAATCTTAAGGGAGATTTCCGAAAAAGTAACCCAAAATTCCTTATAGAAAGAATTAAAGATAGATGGCTCTCTTCCGAGCAAACaggataccaaaaaaaaaaaaaaaaactgtcagAATTAACACATGACTTTAGACGTGATGAAATCGGAAGTATAAAGCAATCCGAACCCGACTCTTCTGAATCATTATTTGACTATTCTGCAAAATAGAGGAAACGTGTCATGCCCAAAGGTATGACAGCAAATTTCATCAcatgtagaaaaaaaaaaatcatcactgTAGCGTTGGCCCATCTATTTGGTTGAATCATAGTACTAGAACGGATGGGAATAGAATAGAAGATGAGCTGGCCTGTTTGGAAGATGCCTCTACCAACATTTGTAACTTTGAAATAATCTTggattaatttagtaattaatttattaatttatttaaacaagtattaagagtttaaattttgtgcatataataattaattaatttacaataaatttttaaataaattttaaatttataattaatcagTTTTTAGTTTGTCGAATTATGCCATActataaaaaacaaaacaaaaaatatttataacttagGTAACTTGAATGATTAACTGAACTTACTCTTCAACTTAAATAAGCCTTAGAAGTTCTACTCCCGCTTTATAAAAATAGTAATTGAAGTCTAACGACAAACcccttaaaaagaattttgatcCCCTATAGGGTAATCATTAATTTATCGGCATCAACAACAGAGGGAAAAAAACATATGTAGCTTAGTCTTTTTGACAGTTTGAATACCTCTAATTGATTGAAATTCTCTTcccggaaaaaaaaataaaaaagaaaaagaaaacaataactaCCTATGCTACTCttcgatttatttattttacattaatCTCGAGTGCATTCAATAGGAGACCACATGGTTTAACCAAACTTCCAAATGGATTACTTACGATACATGATATATGTAAGTAATctcagtattttttattttaaaaaaaaagtacaaatgGGGAATTACAACTATAAATGCCTAATTATTTCTAAGAGGGAAGTGTAAGTTCCAAATGCTGCAATTGCAACTCCTACTAACACTATGGAATAATTGACGATCATTTCACATCCCAATTTCCCATAAGTTCCAGAAATCTTCAAGTAGCAAACACATGGCACTAGGAATGAAGCAGAGACACTTAACAATGCACCAACAAGGGACATTAGGTACCCAAAAAATGGAACAGTGAGTGCAACAACAACAGTGGTGAAGAGCAATATGCTACTAATTAGTATATGTGTGAGCTTTGGCCTTTTGTTGTAGTGTGATGGAAGCACGTTTTTTGTGGCATCCACAATTGGCCTTAGCATCAGAGCATATTTGGTTATGGGGTTAACCAAAGTTGTGTATATCGCCACTTTTGAACTCAGTTTTTCTTTTGGAAGGTTCAGAGTTATTTCTGATTCAACCTCTGATCCAAACATTAAGTATCCCAAAACTGCTGTTGCTGCATATACTAGAGTGCACAATGTGAAGCACACCAGCAACACCTGTaacaaattaaagtaaatgaTACATGTAATAACATATAGTTAGGTGGGTTTGGAATTTTAAAACGTGCAAGATGGGCAGAGTACTTGGAAAATTTTGTCTCCTGGAATAAATGAATAATGTTAGCTTCTACTAAGTCTTGAACGAAAAAATATACCAATTTAGTGACTCTATCTTGACCAAatcgattttaataattataatgtcAATTCACTTACATGGAGATATTCACTAAACAATGAGTTAAGTAAGAACTATTAGTTAAGTAATGAACTATCAGTAAaatcaccttttttttttactttatttttttgggttaaatttttgtgttaatcccaataatttttttaattttatcattaaatCTCTATACTTTAAAAGATTTTAATTGGGATCCTAcaccaattttaaatttataattagatcatttttttaataaacgttaaaaaaatttaaaaacgttTTCATCCATTTCACACCACTAGCAATATGCCTTAACATATTTCATTAAATTAAATGTTTTTAAAACGGAAAGAAtgtaattacaaatttaaaatgatataaagactcaataaaaaatttttaaaatagaataatttaattacaaatttaaaaaaattatagaaactaaTATAATAAGtcaacatttttttaattaaaaaaattaggattttttttctaaattatatGCACTTACATTAGAGAACTGATGCTTGTTCTTCATGGAAGTGTAGAGACTTGGAAACACAGGATGAGAACTGTAGCAAAATGCATACAAGCTAACTGCAGCAGGAACTCCCTTCCAATTAAAGAGTACTCCTTTGCTATGAAGTTTTGTTCCATCAATTGTACCATTCCACAACAATGAACATAGAAATATAATTGATGCTAAGGCCCCAGTTGCTGACACATATGATAGAAGCTTGCTTAGATCTTCCAACCATACCGTTGGGAGAATAATCAGTGCTGAAATTAGAACAAAACAATGTGTTCCAGTAATTTTCAATCCTCCAATATCCACATGAAAATGAGATATTAATTTGTTCAAGTTATCTCCTTCAAGAATCAAGTACCCTGTTATGACCAAATAAAGTTCACAATTCATTGCAATGTTTACAAGTAACCTTCCTTTGTCTCCAAATGCTCTTTGACCAATGTCAGGAAGAGATTCAATAGTGGAATCTTTGTCCATGCATCTTTTGATTAGTAAGCCTGTGTAGCATGCTGCTATGGATAtcatgaacaaaaaaattatgctTAACCAACCTCCTGAGGCTAATGCAAATGGTATAGACACTATACCAATTCCTGAAATCCAACAAGTATTAGTTAAAGAAGGTTATGTTATATTGAAATTGtagaaatgaaaatattttattaaaaataagaaaaatgttaaaaaatatcagaatttattatttttagctatTTAATTAGCCATTAATGTTTAAgagtatggaataaaatatattgttaaataaGACTAGCTTTTTTAACTTGAATAAGactcttctttatttttaaaataaaaaattaaaatagtttatattaTACAAAGTGTTAGGTAGCAAATACAAGGATTTTTTTAACtaatgcattttttttaatttaaaataattcaaTCCCTCTTTTTTTAGCTGCGTCCCTGTTCATATCTCGCTTTCATCTCCCATTTTTTtccgctttttttttttctcttggatATGGTGAGTTACAAAACACACCCAAAGGAGAGGTACATGCATCACGTCTAGATTATATTAGATCGATGTCACTCCaaagtatatatttttatatacatttatatttactaaaaataattatttaatatttgggCTTATTCCATCACAGAAGCAAGAATATTGGTGTTTGTCATCATGTAATAGTACTTGTATATTTTATAATGAATTTTAACTATAAAGTAATGGAAAATGACACGTGAAgttttatgttatttttgaattagacaaaattatttcaaatattaatcaacggttatgttagtgtatataaaaaattggttattaaattatttatttgtatagatatatattaaaatataaaatatatattaaaaataaattaaaaaatatatgtatttatatacaaatacatagtAGTTGATTTAgtagttattttttaatgtatatataatattttttattaaaaaaatgtcagttttttattaatcaaattataattttCTTATCAGAAAAAACAAGCAATATTATTCTACTTCAGGTAAT is a window from the Arachis hypogaea cultivar Tifrunner chromosome 17, arahy.Tifrunner.gnm2.J5K5, whole genome shotgun sequence genome containing:
- the LOC112766678 gene encoding amino acid transporter AVT1I-like isoform X3: MESLSTTTSPSSNNNGGGTTSFAKTCFHGVNGISGIGIVSIPFALASGGWLSIIFLFMISIAACYTGLLIKRCMDKDSTIESLPDIGQRAFGDKGRLLVNIAMNCELYLVITGYLILEGDNLNKLISHFHVDIGGLKITGTHCFVLISALIILPTVWLEDLSKLLSYVSATGALASIIFLCSLLWNGTIDGTKLHSKGVLFNWKGVPAAVSLYAFCYSSHPVFPSLYTSMKNKHQFSNVLLVCFTLCTLVYAATAVLGYLMFGSEVESEITLNLPKEKLSSKVAIYTTLVNPITKYALMLRPIVDATKNVLPSHYNKRPKLTHILISSILLFTTVVVALTVPFFGYLMSLVGALLSVSASFLVPCVCYLKISGTYGKLGCEMIVNYSIVLVGVAIAAFGTYTSLLEIIRHL
- the LOC112766678 gene encoding amino acid transporter AVT1I-like isoform X2; this encodes MASVVTSLHWGLPLTVNPLRIHITNMEAALSTSTTMSPSTTNGGTSSFAKTCFHGVNGISGIGIVSIPFALASGGWLSIIFLFMISIAACYTGLLIKRCMDKDSTIESLPDIGQRAFGDKGRLLVNIAMNCELYLVITGYLILEGDNLNKLISHFHVDIGGLKITGTHCFVLISALIILPTVWLEDLSKLLSYVSATGALASIIFLCSLLWNGTIDGTKLHSKGVLFNWKGVPAAVSLYAFCYSSHPVFPSLYTSMKNKHQFSNVLLVCFTLCTLVYAATAVLGYLMFGSEVESEITLNLPKEKLSSKVAIYTTLVNPITKYALMLRPIVDATKNVLPSHYNKRPKLTHILISSILLFTTVVVALTVPFFGYLMSLVGALLSVSASFLVPCVCYLKISGTYGKLGCEMIVNYSIVLVGVAIAAFGTYTSLLEIIRHL